The genomic DNA TCACCGCCCGTTCGTAGAAGATCCCGTCATTTCGAAAGCTCCACAGGTAGAGCTTGAGGCTCTTGAGCTCTACGCAGGCCTGTGCCGGTACATACGTAATCCGGATTATCCCGAAATCCGGCGCTCCGCCCTGCAAAGTCATGAGTTCCTTCGTGTCAGTCTCGATCCCGCCAAACGGACACAACGACGTGAACTCATTGCAGTCCATGTGG from Gemmatimonadaceae bacterium includes the following:
- the queF gene encoding preQ(1) synthase; the protein is MPKPELLETFANPYADREYEIHMDCNEFTSLCPFGGIETDTKELMTLQGGAPDFGIIRITYVPAQACVELKSLKLYLWSFRNDGIFYERAVNRILDDLVAVVSPRWMRVVGDFNLRGGIKSVITATHGAKG